GATAATTAGCAAGAGAAGGATTTTTTTCATGGTCAATTGCATCGCTATGGTGAATAAAAGACCAGAGCCTTAAAGGCTCTGGAAAAGTGAATATTATTTTTCAGGTGGGGTGTAGCCGTCAATATGAACATCATGACCTTCAAATAAAAATCGTACCATTTCTTGTTCTAATAGTTTGCGATCTTCTGGGTTCATGGTGTTAAGTTTTTTCTCATTGATCAACATCGTCTGTTTTGTCATCCACTGAGTCCATGCTTCTTTTGAGATCTCATTGAAAATGCGCTTTCCAATTTCTCCTGGGTACAACTGAAAATCAAGTCCATCAGCTTCTTTGTTTAGGAAAGTACAAAAAATAGTTCTGCTCATAATACGTCCTCAATATCGCAGGGATTAGCTTAGGCTAATTGTCTAAGTAAATTCTCTACAGGCGCCGCTAACCCAACGGTTGCAGGTGTCTGTAAGTTATACCAAAGTCCTTTTTGCTCCTCCATCATAGAGGTAAACGTCGAGAGTTTTACGCAAATTGGCACAATATCTAAATGAAAGTGGCTAAAAGTATGTCGAAATGAAATCAGTTGTTCTGATTCATTATTTTCTAGTCCATGCTCAGTTAGCCACAGTTCTAAAAGCGTTTTTGTTTCAAACTGAGGAAAGGCAAATAACCCACCCCATATTCCTGCTGGTGGTCTTTTATCCAACCAAACAAGATTATCATATTGTAAAATAAGAAAATAAGTTGTTTTTTCTGGGATAACTTTTTTCGGTTTTTTTCCAGGATAATCCGCCCAATTATTTTGGGCATAAGCGATACAACCTGTATTTAATGGGCATAGTTCACATTTAGGTTTGCTTCTAGTACAAATCATTGCACCTAAATCCATCATTGCCTGATTAAAATACTCAACACCAACAGTTGGGGTGACGTTTTCACTGATTTCCCACAACTTATTTTCAACTTCTTTTTTACCTGGCCAGCCTTCAACGGCATAACAACGAGCTAAAACACGCTTCACATTACCATCAAGGATTGGGTAAGATTTTTTCAATGATAACGATAAAATAGCACCAGCGGTTGAACGGCCAACACCCGGTAAAGCACAAACGTCCTCAAAGGTATCAGGAAAGTGCCCTTGATGTTTATCTACAATGTGTTGTGCTGCTTTATGCAAGTTTCTGGCTCTTGCGTAATAACCAAGGCCCGTCCATAAATGAAGCACTTCATCTAATGGTGCTTTAGCTAACGCAACGACATCAGGAAAACGTGAAATAAAACGCTCAAAATAAGGAATAACCGTTGCAACTTGGGTTTGTTGTAACATCACCTCAGATAACCAAACGTGATAAGGCGTTTTTTCTTGCTGCCAAGGGAGCGTTTTACGCCCATATTTATGATACCAATTGAGTACGACTTGCGAAAATTGCAGTGCTTCCATCATGTTTTATTTTATTAACTCATGTTCTGATTAAGGTAAGATTGCACCACAGTGAGAATAAACTGTAAACACTCTTAATATTTATCTTATAGAGTGATGCTTCTATAAGTGACTCTTGCTAAACTTAGGGATCTTTGGATAATGTCGGTTAAGTTTATACCATAGCGACATTATAACGATTTTAAGTAAATAATTGGCCTAACGACTGACAGTATTAGACATGATCAAGAATGTAATTTCTCCGGAATTCAATGAAGAAGGGCGTGCTTTACGGCGCGTTCGTAGTTTTGTTCGTAGACAAGGCCGTTTAACTCCTCGTCAAGAGCAAGCATTAGAAATGCAGTGGCCTGTTTTTGGCATTGAATATCAACCGGAACCCATCGACTTCAGTCAGGTTTTTGGACGCGAAGCACCTGTTATTTTGGAAATTGGCTTCGGAATGGGCGCATCGCTCGTGACTATGGCAAAAAATACGCCAGAAAATAATTATTTCGGTATTGAAGTGCATGCGCCAGGTGTGGGGGCTTGTCTTGCAAGTGCTGAAGAAGAACAAGTAACTAATTTGCGAGTCATGTGTCATGATGCGATTGAAGTACTTAATCACATGATCCCAGATAATAGTTTAAAAATGGTTCAGTTATTCTTTCCTGATCCATGGCACAAAGCGCGTCATAATAAGCGCCGTATTGTTCAAGTGCCTTTTGCAGAATTAATTTTAAAAAAATTAACGTTAGACGGTGTTTTTCATATGGCGACAGATTGGGAACCATATGCAGAACATATGCTTGAAGTGATGACAAGTGTTGAAGGTTATCAGAATTTGTCAGAAACTCAGGATTATGTACCACGACCAGAAACACGCCCAGTGACTAAGTTTGAGAAACGAGGTCATCGTTTAGGGCATGGTGTATGGGATCTTATGTTCAAGAGGGTAAAATAATGGCTAAACAACGTAGTCGCCGTTTACGCAAAAAAATGCGTATCGATGAATTTCAGGAATTAGGTTTTTCAGTTAAATGGACTTTCCCAGAAAATACCCCAATTGAGGAAGTGGATCGCTTTGTTGATGAACTGATCCTCAAAGTCATTGAGCCAAACGGGCTGGCATTTGATGCAAGTGGTTACCTGAGCTGGGAAGGCTTAATCTGCTTACAACAAATTGGTAAATGTACAGAAGAGCATCGCCAATTAGTCGAAAACTTCCTAAAAGAGAATAAAATGCAAGATGTACAGACCTCTGAATTATTTGACGTTTGGTGGGACTGATAGAAAGTTATACATTTAGCAAATAATTACAAGGGCATCCAAAAGGATGCCCTTGTCTGTCTGGGGAAGGGACTGTGACTACAACGTTATCTAACGCATTACTGTCAGATATTTTGCAACAAATTCGCCCATTAATCGGGCAAGGAAAAGTCGCGGATTATATCCCCGCGTTAGCTCAAGTATTGCCGGAACAGCTTGCTATGGCTGTTTATACGGTGGATGGCGAACTCTATCAATCGGGCATGGCAGACAAGCGTTTTTCTATTCAATCCATTTCTAAAGTGCTTAGTTTGACACTCGCTTTAACTCGTTATGAAGAAGATGAAATTTGGCAACGTGTTGGAAAAGAGCCTTCAGGTCTGCCTTTTAATTCCTTAATACAGTTAGAGATGGAAAAAGGGATACCTCGGAATCCTTTTATTAATGCGGGTGCTATTGTTATCACTGATATGTTGCAGTCTCGATTAAGTGCACCAAAGCAAAGAATGTTAGAAGTTATTCGCTTTTTAACTGATGCTCCTGATATTTGTTATAACTCAGTAGTGGCTAAATCAGAGATGGAGCATCTTAGTCGAAATGCATCAATTGCTTATCTGATGAAATCTTTTGATAATTTTGAAAATGATGTTATCACGGTACTGGAAACTTATTTTCACTATTGTTCAATAGAAATGAGTTGTACTGAATTAGTTCGATGTTTTAGCTATTTAGCTAATCAGGGGGTAAGTGTTGGGAATAAAAATCAGATTATTACGCCAAGACAGACCCGACAAATAAATGCGTTAATGTTAACTTGTGGTATGTATGATGGTGCCGGTGAATTTGCATTTCGTATTGGGATACCGGGAAAATCAGGTGTTGGAGGTGGCATTGTTGCTGTCGTTCCAGATGCTTTTACCGTTGCAGTTTGGTCACCAGAGCTGGATAAATCAGGTAACTCATTAGCAGGTTGTGCAGCACTTGAATTATTAGCAAACAAAGTAGGGCGCTCGATTTTTTAGCCATGTTTTCAGGAGAGTTGTTATGAATTTAAGAAATATTGCTGTAGCACTGTTTTTTGTTGCAGGCTCTGCCAATGCATCCCCCAGTTTTGATTGTGCTGTAATGCCAAAAGATGATTTGCGTATAACCTCTGAATTTGTTGAAGTTGCTGGTTCACATGGTTTAATGGTCATTTATCCTGATGGCACATTGCTTCAAAATGAAAAAAGCGCCACATTGACGCCACAACAACAAGAGTTAGCAAAAAAGTATCAAGCCACAGTGAGACGAGACGTACCTTGGTTAAGAACTGAAACAGGGGTAAAACTGCAAGATTCTCGCAAAGTGCTCGATAAAGTGGTGATTGAAGCTTTTGGTAAAGAAAGCAACATCCTCAATAGATTAAGTCGGTTAGAGAAAGATCTTAATCAACAAATGGATAGAGTGGTTAGCATAGAACCTAATAACATCACCTTTCATGCTCAAGCTATTAAAGAAGTTGAAGCCAAAGGCCGTGAAATCGTAGAGAGTAGTCTTGGTGGTATGTTGCAAGACAGCATTAATGAATTGGGGAAAAAACAGTTATTAGCGGCTGCTGGTGGCGACAGTAAAAAAGCCTTAGGTGGATTATTAGGAAGCTTAGATGGTTTCCAAAAAATCATAGATCAGGAGTGGAAGCAGCAAGAAGCTGCATTTACTCAATTTGGTCAGCAAGCTTGTAGCAAAATAACTCAGATGGAAAACCAACATATTGAACTTATTAATTCATTAAATATTAATAAATAATAGCGTTATATTCCTTGTAGTTAATAAGCTTTATAAATTGTGAACTCACAATAATTGAAAATAATAATGAAAATCATTCCTATTCAATTGACTTGTGAGATGAGCTGTTTACAATGCCCTGTTTGAGTATTCCACTTAAACAGGGCAAAATTAATGAAGAAGATCCTTCCTTTGGTTATCGCATCTATCCTTTCTGTAACGAGTTTCTCTGCGTTAAGCAAAACGCCAATTGAATATCAACCTAACCAAGTTATTAGTCAACAGAATGACAAGATGGTGATTAAACACTTGTTAGGTGAAACAACGGTCGCTAAGAACCCATCAAAAGTGGTCCTATTTGATTTTGGCCTCTATGATTCTTTAGTTCAGTTAGGCTTAGCCGATAAAGTGATTGGGTTACCGTTAGGTAATGCTCCTGCTTACATTAAAGGTAGTATTGCAAGTAATGTTGCTAATGTAGGTGGCATGAAAGCGCCTGACTTAGAAAAACTAGCTGAAATTAAACCTGATTTAATCATTATTACTGGTCGCCAAGGTGCATCTTATGAAGCTTTAGCAAAAATTGCACCTACTGTTAATTTAGGTACTAATAGCGCTAATTATCTTAATTCAGTTGAGTCGAATATAAAATTATTAGGTGAGTTATTTGATAAACAGCAAGCGACTCAAGAACAAATTACTAAATTAAATAACGTTATTGAGCAAGCTCAGAAAAAAGCTGCTGAATCTGATAAAAAAATATTAGTGTTGATGCATAATGCTGGTAATTTAATGCCTAATAATCAAAGTGTTGTTTATGATGTTGTTAAGGCAAAAAGAGCCGAGTTACCACCTGTAGCTGAAGAAGATAAAGGTAAACGTCGTGTAGTTACATCAGAAATGATCGCAAAAGCTAATCCAAATGTTATTTTAATTGTGGATCGTAGCGAAGCCATTGGTGCGGGTAAATTAGAAAAAACCACATTTGAAGATGATGCTATAAAAACAACTTCAGCCTATAAAAATGGTGGTATTGTTTATCTGCAAGCTGATCTTTGGTATCTCTCTGGTGGTGGTTTAGATAGCTTAACTAAACAGATTGAAGCAGTAGAGAGTGCACTTTAATTGATTAATCTTTAAAGTTTGTTATTAAAGAAAAATGCCCAACTGAGAATAACAGTATGGGCATTTTTTAAGCTAGCTATTTCAAATCATTAATATTAAAGAAATAGTTCAAGCAATGAGTTGAGGAACAGCTTGCCATGAGGTGTAATTTGCCAATGAGTATCTGTTTCATTGATATAACCTAAAGCCAATGCTTCATCTATCTGATGGCGAATAACCTCTTCAGAAAGCCCCGTATAATTGCTGAAGTCTTGTCTTGGAAATGCTTCTAATAGGCGAAAACGGTTCATAAAAAATTCAAATGGACGGTCATCATTATCAACAAAATGTTGTTGATCGAGATAACGGCCTTCCATAAAACCTTTAGGGTGCTTGGTTTTTACTGTTCGCATTATGCGACCATCTTCAAAACTTATTTTTCCATGAGCACCACAGCCAATACCTAAATAATCTCCAAAACGCCAATAGTTTAAGTTGTGCTCACATTGAAAACCCGGCTTGCAATATGCTGATGTTTCATATTGTTGATAGCCTGCAGCTGTCAATAATTTATCGCCTTCTGAGAAAATATCCCACAACATATCGTCGTCAGGTAATTTAGGCGGGCGGGAACCAAATTGTGTGTTGGGTTCAATGGTTAATTGATACCAAGACAAATGTGGTGGGGATAATTCTATTGCTTGCTGTAAATCTGAAAGCGCTTGAGATAATGATTGGTCTGGTAATCCATGCATTAAATCTAAATTAAAACTACGTAAGCCTAATTCTTTGGCTAAACGAGCTGCATTTTTAGCTTCATCTGCATCATGAATGCGCCCTAAGCGAATAAGTTTATCATTGCCAAAACTTTGCACACCAATAGAAATACGATTTACACCAGCACGTTGGAATCCGGCAAAGCGTTCAGCTTCTACGGTTCCCGGATTCGCTTCCATGGTAATTTCTGCATTAGGGCTAACAGCTAAGCGTTCTTTAACGCCATAAAGCAAATCAGCCATTGATTCAGCACTTAATAAACTAGGTGTTCCACCACCAATAAATATCGTTTGAACTTCACGAGAACCAACGTGAATAAGGTCAGCATCTAAGTCATTGAGTAAATGTTGCACATATTCCTGATGTGGTACTTCACCTTTTAGTGTGTGTGAATTGAAATCACAATAAGGGCATTTTTGTACGCACCAAGGAATATGAATATATAAACTTAATGGGGGCAACTTAAGCATTCTTAAGGGCATCCAACATTAATTTAAGTGCTTTACCACGATGTGAGTGCTGATTTTTTTGCTCTTTAGTTAATTGCGCTGCAGTGCAATTTAACTCTGGAACAAAGAAAATAGGATCATAACCAAATCCACCTTCACCATGCATTTCTGTGCTTAATACACCATGCCAAATACCGTGGAAAATTAGAGGCGTTGGATCATTTTCATGGCGCATATAAACCAATACACAATTAAATTGCGCTTGGCGTTTTTCAGTAGGTACATCTTTCATTGCATCAAGCAATTTATCCAGATTTTGCTGATCGCTTGCATCAACACCTGCATAGCGTGCGGAGTAAATTCCTGGTGCACCACCTAAAGCATCAACCGAAATTCCTGAGTCATCGGCAATTGCAGGTAAACCTGTCACTTTTGCTGCATAACGCGCTTTAATTAGCGCATTTTCGACAAAAGTTAAGCCAGTTTCTTCAACTGAATCAACACCAAGCTCTGTTTGAGCAACAATATCTAAACCAAAATCAGAAAGCAAAGAGGCTAGCTCTTTGACTTTTCCCTGATTTCCTGTTGCGAGTACCACTTTTTGCATGAGTGTTATCCTTAGTAAAGAGTTGCGCTAAGTAACCATTGTAAAACGTCTACACGCAGATAATTCAGAGCGTAAAGCACGAGAATAACAATCATTGCAGAAAAATCTAAACCACCCATTGCCGGAATTACACGACGAATAGGTGCCATTAAAGGTTCTGTTAATTGATATAAAAGATGATCAATTGGATTACGACCTTGGCTTACCCAGCTAAGGATCGCGCGGATAATGATCAACCAAAAAATCATCTTACCTGCTGCTGTGAGCAGTTCAATAAAGGCAAATGGGAACATTAAAGATAAAGGAAATGATGTTCCAGATAGATAAGATGGAATAATAATACCTAGTAGAATTAATACATATGCCAGTAAAACGGAGGCTGTATCAATAGGGCCAATAGAAGGAATTACACTTCTTAATGGGCGAACAATTGGCTGTGTGATCTTGACGATAAACTGTGAAAAAGGATTATAA
This portion of the Proteus vulgaris genome encodes:
- a CDS encoding oxidative damage protection protein; the encoded protein is MSRTIFCTFLNKEADGLDFQLYPGEIGKRIFNEISKEAWTQWMTKQTMLINEKKLNTMNPEDRKLLEQEMVRFLFEGHDVHIDGYTPPEK
- a CDS encoding XTP/dITP diphosphatase; translated protein: MQKVVLATGNQGKVKELASLLSDFGLDIVAQTELGVDSVEETGLTFVENALIKARYAAKVTGLPAIADDSGISVDALGGAPGIYSARYAGVDASDQQNLDKLLDAMKDVPTEKRQAQFNCVLVYMRHENDPTPLIFHGIWHGVLSTEMHGEGGFGYDPIFFVPELNCTAAQLTKEQKNQHSHRGKALKLMLDALKNA
- a CDS encoding DUF2884 family protein, producing the protein MNLRNIAVALFFVAGSANASPSFDCAVMPKDDLRITSEFVEVAGSHGLMVIYPDGTLLQNEKSATLTPQQQELAKKYQATVRRDVPWLRTETGVKLQDSRKVLDKVVIEAFGKESNILNRLSRLEKDLNQQMDRVVSIEPNNITFHAQAIKEVEAKGREIVESSLGGMLQDSINELGKKQLLAAAGGDSKKALGGLLGSLDGFQKIIDQEWKQQEAAFTQFGQQACSKITQMENQHIELINSLNINK
- the glsB gene encoding glutaminase B — translated: MTTTLSNALLSDILQQIRPLIGQGKVADYIPALAQVLPEQLAMAVYTVDGELYQSGMADKRFSIQSISKVLSLTLALTRYEEDEIWQRVGKEPSGLPFNSLIQLEMEKGIPRNPFINAGAIVITDMLQSRLSAPKQRMLEVIRFLTDAPDICYNSVVAKSEMEHLSRNASIAYLMKSFDNFENDVITVLETYFHYCSIEMSCTELVRCFSYLANQGVSVGNKNQIITPRQTRQINALMLTCGMYDGAGEFAFRIGIPGKSGVGGGIVAVVPDAFTVAVWSPELDKSGNSLAGCAALELLANKVGRSIF
- the hemW gene encoding radical SAM family heme chaperone HemW, with product MLKLPPLSLYIHIPWCVQKCPYCDFNSHTLKGEVPHQEYVQHLLNDLDADLIHVGSREVQTIFIGGGTPSLLSAESMADLLYGVKERLAVSPNAEITMEANPGTVEAERFAGFQRAGVNRISIGVQSFGNDKLIRLGRIHDADEAKNAARLAKELGLRSFNLDLMHGLPDQSLSQALSDLQQAIELSPPHLSWYQLTIEPNTQFGSRPPKLPDDDMLWDIFSEGDKLLTAAGYQQYETSAYCKPGFQCEHNLNYWRFGDYLGIGCGAHGKISFEDGRIMRTVKTKHPKGFMEGRYLDQQHFVDNDDRPFEFFMNRFRLLEAFPRQDFSNYTGLSEEVIRHQIDEALALGYINETDTHWQITPHGKLFLNSLLELFL
- a CDS encoding YggT family protein — protein: MNFLNFVILTLLQLYTSVLLLRVWMQCVRADFYNPFSQFIVKITQPIVRPLRSVIPSIGPIDTASVLLAYVLILLGIIIPSYLSGTSFPLSLMFPFAFIELLTAAGKMIFWLIIIRAILSWVSQGRNPIDHLLYQLTEPLMAPIRRVIPAMGGLDFSAMIVILVLYALNYLRVDVLQWLLSATLY
- the trmB gene encoding tRNA (guanosine(46)-N7)-methyltransferase TrmB gives rise to the protein MIKNVISPEFNEEGRALRRVRSFVRRQGRLTPRQEQALEMQWPVFGIEYQPEPIDFSQVFGREAPVILEIGFGMGASLVTMAKNTPENNYFGIEVHAPGVGACLASAEEEQVTNLRVMCHDAIEVLNHMIPDNSLKMVQLFFPDPWHKARHNKRRIVQVPFAELILKKLTLDGVFHMATDWEPYAEHMLEVMTSVEGYQNLSETQDYVPRPETRPVTKFEKRGHRLGHGVWDLMFKRVK
- a CDS encoding siderophore ABC transporter substrate-binding protein, with amino-acid sequence MKKILPLVIASILSVTSFSALSKTPIEYQPNQVISQQNDKMVIKHLLGETTVAKNPSKVVLFDFGLYDSLVQLGLADKVIGLPLGNAPAYIKGSIASNVANVGGMKAPDLEKLAEIKPDLIIITGRQGASYEALAKIAPTVNLGTNSANYLNSVESNIKLLGELFDKQQATQEQITKLNNVIEQAQKKAAESDKKILVLMHNAGNLMPNNQSVVYDVVKAKRAELPPVAEEDKGKRRVVTSEMIAKANPNVILIVDRSEAIGAGKLEKTTFEDDAIKTTSAYKNGGIVYLQADLWYLSGGGLDSLTKQIEAVESAL
- a CDS encoding YggL family protein, with amino-acid sequence MAKQRSRRLRKKMRIDEFQELGFSVKWTFPENTPIEEVDRFVDELILKVIEPNGLAFDASGYLSWEGLICLQQIGKCTEEHRQLVENFLKENKMQDVQTSELFDVWWD
- the mutY gene encoding A/G-specific adenine glycosylase, with protein sequence MMEALQFSQVVLNWYHKYGRKTLPWQQEKTPYHVWLSEVMLQQTQVATVIPYFERFISRFPDVVALAKAPLDEVLHLWTGLGYYARARNLHKAAQHIVDKHQGHFPDTFEDVCALPGVGRSTAGAILSLSLKKSYPILDGNVKRVLARCYAVEGWPGKKEVENKLWEISENVTPTVGVEYFNQAMMDLGAMICTRSKPKCELCPLNTGCIAYAQNNWADYPGKKPKKVIPEKTTYFLILQYDNLVWLDKRPPAGIWGGLFAFPQFETKTLLELWLTEHGLENNESEQLISFRHTFSHFHLDIVPICVKLSTFTSMMEEQKGLWYNLQTPATVGLAAPVENLLRQLA